A window of Armatimonadota bacterium contains these coding sequences:
- a CDS encoding HTTM domain-containing protein produces the protein MNWLRALLNPFRQFGEWLFGYGSPVTMGLFRAVFGGLIFTNLMMISIDFEAWFTEKGFTPVYLLEYWNGDVIRYSPLANVTDSRITLLAFIVTTLAALFTSLGLFSRVSSVVLLLGLTAFHLRNPDILHSGDTLMRAMALYIALSPSGAACSIDRLIGLWRGKAPLEPLDVSLWPQRMMQIQLALVYFATAWHKSFGDWWLNGTATYYLPHLDEFDRFPVPAWVDHPIMISASTWFTLLMEVALATLIFSKPFRKWVLLGGILLHVGIEYRMNIPLFAFIITSCYITFYEGTEVTLWASRVGQRLKKWQLSVQMPSGRELRKSGLAVLSAVDPFGLVTYNRGETGDWRSLTPSGTAVAFTSATLARSPGAWLLWLWPPAWRRLCDRALATVEDSDATAP, from the coding sequence TTGAACTGGCTTCGGGCACTGCTGAACCCATTTCGCCAGTTCGGGGAGTGGCTGTTCGGCTACGGCTCGCCAGTGACCATGGGCCTGTTCCGCGCCGTGTTCGGGGGGCTGATCTTTACCAACCTCATGATGATCTCGATCGACTTCGAGGCTTGGTTCACGGAGAAAGGGTTCACGCCAGTCTATCTGCTGGAGTACTGGAACGGCGACGTCATCCGCTACTCGCCGCTGGCCAACGTCACTGATTCGCGCATCACGCTGCTGGCATTCATCGTCACGACGCTCGCGGCCCTATTTACGTCGCTCGGACTTTTCAGCCGTGTCTCATCGGTCGTGCTGTTGCTCGGACTGACGGCGTTCCACCTCCGCAATCCCGACATCCTGCACTCTGGCGACACGCTGATGCGAGCGATGGCGCTTTACATCGCACTGTCCCCCTCTGGCGCCGCCTGCTCGATCGACCGGTTGATCGGGCTCTGGCGCGGCAAGGCGCCGCTCGAGCCGCTGGACGTCTCGCTCTGGCCGCAGCGGATGATGCAGATCCAACTCGCGCTGGTGTACTTCGCGACGGCGTGGCACAAGTCGTTCGGCGATTGGTGGCTCAACGGTACGGCGACGTACTACCTGCCTCACCTTGATGAGTTCGATCGGTTCCCGGTGCCCGCTTGGGTCGATCACCCGATCATGATTTCGGCGAGTACATGGTTCACGCTGCTGATGGAGGTCGCGCTGGCAACGCTGATCTTCTCCAAGCCGTTCAGGAAATGGGTGCTGCTGGGCGGCATCCTACTGCACGTCGGGATCGAGTACCGGATGAACATCCCGCTCTTCGCGTTCATCATTACGTCTTGTTACATAACGTTCTATGAGGGGACCGAGGTCACTTTGTGGGCTTCGCGCGTCGGCCAGCGATTGAAGAAGTGGCAACTGTCTGTCCAGATGCCGAGCGGGCGGGAATTGAGGAAATCAGGTCTCGCTGTGCTTTCGGCCGTTGATCCCTTTGGGCTCGTGACGTACAATCGTGGCGAGACCGGCGATTGGCGTTCGTTGACCCCCAGCGGTACAGCGGTCGCGTTTACGTCGGCGACGCTGGCGAGGTCGCCGGGCGCCTGGCTGCTGTGGCTGTGGCCCCCGGCATGGCGCAGGCTGTGCGACCGCGCGTTGGCAACGGTGGAAGATAGCGATGCGACGGCTCCGTGA
- the hslU gene encoding ATP-dependent protease ATPase subunit HslU, protein MSLPIEDLTPRQIVAALDRYIIGQHDAKKAVAVALRNRYRRQQVPEKEREEITPKNILMIGPTGVGKTEIARRLAQLAKAPMVKVEATKFTEVGYVGRDIESIIRDLVAVAVRLVEREKMEEVSAKAEEIARERLVDLVEEELRDDTSPSRSVADNPLMRHAMEIFGTMPGGEPEKAEAEEEQVEEETDDDRRKRIEKEVKDGVHDELLLEIDSDDQGMSFLQVFTPQGPEEMGFDMGGMMNPFGGRRSTRKVKVRDALEPLIEQEAGKLLDRGSLHREALERAEQTGIVFIDEIDKIAIKSGHGAGPDVSREGVQRDLLPIIEGSTVATKYGSLHTDHILFIAAGAFHQSKPSDLIPELQGRLPIRVELHSLSEEDFRRILHEPQNALTKQYQKLLAVEGVKLKFKESAFDALASLAAEVNSRTENIGARRLHTLMEKLLEDIMFDAPDDAPSSVVIDSKFVHEKLQNLVDDTDLSRYIL, encoded by the coding sequence ATGAGCCTGCCGATCGAAGACCTGACGCCGCGGCAAATCGTCGCAGCGCTAGACCGGTACATCATCGGGCAGCACGACGCTAAGAAGGCGGTCGCGGTAGCGCTCAGGAACCGGTATCGCAGGCAGCAGGTGCCCGAAAAGGAGCGCGAGGAGATCACGCCCAAGAACATCCTCATGATCGGGCCGACCGGCGTCGGGAAGACGGAGATCGCCCGGCGGTTGGCTCAGCTCGCCAAGGCGCCGATGGTCAAAGTAGAAGCGACGAAGTTCACCGAGGTCGGCTACGTTGGCCGCGACATCGAGTCGATCATTCGAGACCTCGTCGCCGTCGCAGTCAGGCTGGTCGAACGCGAAAAAATGGAGGAGGTGAGCGCCAAAGCGGAGGAGATCGCTCGAGAGCGGCTCGTCGATCTCGTCGAGGAAGAGCTACGCGACGACACATCGCCCAGCAGGTCGGTGGCCGACAACCCGTTGATGCGGCACGCGATGGAGATCTTTGGCACGATGCCGGGCGGCGAGCCAGAGAAGGCCGAGGCTGAAGAAGAGCAGGTAGAGGAGGAGACGGACGACGATCGGCGCAAACGCATCGAGAAAGAGGTCAAGGACGGAGTCCACGACGAACTCTTGCTAGAGATAGACTCTGACGACCAGGGCATGAGTTTCCTGCAGGTGTTCACGCCACAGGGGCCAGAGGAGATGGGCTTCGACATGGGCGGCATGATGAACCCGTTCGGCGGTCGGCGGTCCACGCGCAAGGTCAAGGTCCGGGACGCTCTCGAACCGCTCATCGAGCAGGAGGCGGGAAAACTGCTTGATCGCGGGTCGCTGCACCGCGAAGCTTTAGAGAGGGCGGAGCAGACCGGCATCGTCTTCATCGACGAAATCGACAAGATCGCGATCAAAAGCGGCCACGGCGCCGGACCGGATGTGTCTCGCGAGGGCGTACAGCGCGACCTTCTCCCCATCATCGAGGGTTCGACCGTCGCGACGAAGTACGGATCCCTCCACACCGATCACATCCTGTTCATCGCCGCTGGCGCGTTCCATCAGTCCAAGCCGAGCGACCTGATTCCCGAGCTTCAAGGCCGACTGCCGATCCGCGTCGAGCTGCACAGCTTGAGCGAGGAAGACTTCCGTCGGATTCTGCACGAGCCGCAGAACGCGCTGACCAAACAGTATCAGAAGCTGCTGGCGGTTGAGGGCGTAAAGCTGAAGTTCAAAGAGAGCGCGTTCGACGCGCTGGCTAGCCTAGCGGCTGAAGTGAACAGCCGCACGGAGAACATCGGTGCCCGACGCCTGCACACGTTGATGGAAAAGCTGCTTGAGGACATCATGTTCGACGCACCGGACGACGCGCCCTCCAGCGTCGTCATCGACTCAAAGTTCGTGCACGAAAAGCTACAGAATCTCGTAGACGATACGGACTTGAGCCGCTACATTCTGTAG
- a CDS encoding cysteine desulfurase, whose translation MKKRIYLDYAATSPMLAEAREAMVPWLDCSFGNPSSIYAEGREAKHAIDTARDAVSSALGCRFGEVTFTSGGTESANAAMIGVALANKNAQRDTVLMSAAEHHCVLETASVLTRLGLQVKTIPVTAKSVVEPSAVESALTDRTLIVSVMHANNETGALNDARAIADLARASGALYHCDAVQTFPWFNGSACKAEEIGADLISISAHKMGGPKGIGALYVRAGTDTKSVIVGGGQERDSRAGTENVPGIVGFGAAVDASVKTGCQSVAKKAARSKFLEELQRLSPIEFEQIAAGVETLAGHAHLRFPGVRAETLLIRLDRDGVAASSGSACSSGGLNPSHVMLACGLTREQAAECVRFTFSGGTTTDAAATAGAIVAKALTEILSKRA comes from the coding sequence ATGAAAAAGCGCATTTATCTCGACTACGCGGCGACTTCGCCGATGCTGGCTGAAGCTCGCGAGGCCATGGTGCCGTGGCTCGACTGCTCGTTCGGAAACCCTAGCTCAATCTACGCCGAGGGGCGCGAGGCCAAGCACGCGATCGACACGGCGAGGGATGCCGTCAGCAGCGCGCTGGGCTGCCGGTTCGGCGAAGTGACGTTCACGTCCGGCGGGACGGAGTCGGCAAACGCGGCGATGATCGGCGTCGCGCTGGCGAACAAGAACGCCCAGCGGGACACGGTCTTGATGAGCGCGGCAGAGCACCACTGCGTGCTCGAGACCGCAAGCGTGCTGACGCGGCTTGGCCTGCAGGTCAAGACGATCCCAGTGACGGCGAAGTCGGTCGTCGAGCCCAGCGCGGTCGAATCCGCCTTGACTGACAGGACGTTGATCGTGAGCGTGATGCACGCGAACAACGAGACCGGTGCGCTCAACGACGCGCGGGCAATCGCCGACTTGGCACGCGCGAGCGGCGCCCTGTACCATTGCGACGCCGTTCAGACGTTCCCGTGGTTCAACGGCTCAGCGTGCAAGGCAGAGGAGATCGGAGCGGACCTGATTTCGATCTCCGCGCACAAGATGGGCGGGCCGAAGGGGATCGGGGCGCTCTACGTTCGCGCAGGGACCGACACCAAGTCCGTGATCGTCGGCGGGGGCCAGGAGCGCGACTCTCGGGCAGGCACCGAGAACGTGCCGGGCATCGTAGGATTCGGCGCGGCGGTGGATGCCTCCGTGAAGACCGGGTGCCAGAGCGTCGCAAAGAAGGCGGCTCGAAGCAAGTTCCTAGAGGAGCTTCAGCGGCTGTCGCCGATCGAGTTCGAGCAAATCGCCGCTGGCGTGGAGACGCTGGCCGGCCACGCCCACTTGCGTTTTCCAGGCGTTCGCGCGGAGACCTTGCTGATCCGGCTGGATCGCGATGGGGTCGCCGCGAGCAGCGGATCGGCGTGCAGCAGCGGCGGGCTCAACCCCAGCCACGTGATGCTCGCTTGCGGACTCACGAGAGAGCAGGCAGCCGAGTGCGTCAGGTTTACGTTCAGCGGCGGAACGACAACAGACGCCGCCGCAACAGCAGGCGCGATCGTTGCAAAAGCGCTGACGGAAATCCTGAGCAAGCGAGCCTAA